In the genome of Chryseobacterium phocaeense, the window TGAAATGGGAAGAGATCTTAAATTTACAAGAAATATCGGTATTGCTGCGCACATTGATGCCGGTAAAACTACCACTACAGAAAGGATTCTATTCTATACAGGGGTAAACCACAAAATTGGAGAGGTTCACGATGGTGCTTCTACAATGGACTGGATGGAGCAGGAAGCAGAAAGAGGTATTACCATTACTTCTGCTGCCACTACTTGTTCTTGGAACTTTCCAACAGACCAGGGAAAACCTGTAGCCGAAACTAAACCTTACCACTTCAACATCATCGATACACCGGGACACGTTGACTTCACAGTAGAAGTAAACAGATCTTTGAGAGTATTGGATGGTCTTGTATTCTTATTCTCTGCAGTAGATGGAGTAGAGCCTCAGTCTGAAACAAACTGGAGACTTGCTGACAACTACAAAGTGGCGAGAATGGGATTCGTAAACAAAATGGACAGACAAGGTGCTGACTTCCTTAACGTTGTAAAACAGGTTAAAGAAATGTTAGGATCTAATGCAGTTCCAATCGTTTTACCAATCGGTGCTGAAGAAGATTTCAAAGGTGTAGTTGACTTAATTAAAAACAGAGCGATCATCTGGGATGAAGCAGGACAAGGAGCTACTTTCGAAGTAGTGCCGATTCCTGAAGACATGAAAGCTGAAGTTCTTGAATATAGAGAGAAATTAGTAGAAGCTGTTGCTGACTACGATGAGACTTTGATGGAGAAATTCTTCGAAGATCCGGATTCAATCTCTGAAGAAGAAATCAACGAAGCTCTTAGAAAAGCGACTATCGATTTATCTATTATCCCAATGACTTGTGGTTCTTCATTCAAAAATAAAGGAGTACAGTTTATGTTGGATGCAGTATGTAAATATCTGCCTTCTCCATTGGATAAAGATGATATCAAAGGTACTGACCCGAGAACTGATGCTGAAATCGTAAGAAAACCATCTGTAGATGAGCCTTTCTCTGCATTAGCATTTAAGATTGCTACTGACCCGTTTGTGGGAAGACTGGCATTCTTCAGAGCATACTCAGGAAGACTTGATGCAGGTTCTTATATCCTGAACACCCGTTCTGGTGATAAAGAAAGAATCTCTAGAATCTATCAGATGCACGCTAACAAGCAAAATCCGGTAGAATATATTGAAGCTGGTGATATTGGTGCTGCGGTAGGTTTCAAATCTATCAAAACAGGTGATACAATGTGTGACGAGAAGAACCCAATCGTTCTTGAATCGATGGTTTTCCCTGATCCGGTAATTGGTATCGCTGTTGAGCCTAAAACTAAAGCTGACCAGGATAAAATGGGTAACGCCCTAGCTAAACTGGCTGAAGAAGATCCAACGTTTACAGTAAGAACTGACGAGGCTTCAGGACAAACGATCATCTCTGGTATGGGTGAGCTTCACTTGGATATCATTGTTGACCGTATGAGAAGAGAGTTCAAGGTTGAAGTAAACCAGGGACAGCCTCAGGTAGAATACAAAGAAAACTTAACAAAAGTTGCCAGCCACAGAGAAGTTTACAAAAAGCAGTCCGGTGGTAAAGGTAAATTTGCTGATATCGTATTCGAACTAGGACCAGCTGACGAAGGTAAAATCGGTCTTGAGTTTATCAATGAGATCAAAGGGGGTAACGTTCCTAGAGAATTTGTTCCTGCTATTGAAAAAGGCTTTAAAGCTGCAATGAAGAACGGTCCTTTGGCTGGTTTCGAAGTTGAAGGTATTAAAGTTACTCTTAAAGACGGATCTTTCCACGCGGTGGATTCTGATGCACTTTCTTTTGAATTAGCTGCTAAATTAGGATTTAAAGAAGCTGGTAAAGCTGCTAAGCCGGTAATTATGGAGCCTATTATGAAACTGGAAGTTGTAACTCCGGAAGAATATATGGGTAACATCATTGGTGACCTTAACAAGAGAAGAGGTACGATCAGCGGTCAGGAAGAGAAAAACGGAGCTGTTGTAATCAAAGGTTCTGTTCCACTTTCTGAAATGTTTGGTTACGTAACGACTCTAAGAACACTTTCATCAGGAAGAGCTACTTCTTCTATGGAATTAGAGAAATACGCGCAAACTCCGCAGAACGTTGCAGAGGAAATCATTGCTAAAGCAAAAGGTTAATTTTTAAATTAAAGAAATGTCACAAAGAATCAGAATAAAACTAAAATCTTACGATTACAACTTGGTAGACAAGTCTGCTGAGAAAATCGTAAAAACGGTAAAGGCTACTGGTGCTGTTGTAAACGGTCCTATTCCATTGCCAACGAACAAGAGAATCTTCACAGTGTTGAGATCTCCTCACGTAAACAAGAAGGCAAGAGAGCAGTTCCAGTTATCAGCTCACAAGAGACTGATGGATATCTACTCTTCTTCTTCTAAAACTGTTGATGCTCTAATGAAATTAGAACTTCCTTCAGGAGTAGACGTTGAAATTAAAGTGTGATAACTGCATACTTTGCAATGATTATAGAATCCCTCTTCGAAAGAAGGGGGATTTTTTGTTTTTAAGCATTTAAAAATCGTTATTTGTTATTTTTATAAGTCTATTATTATCATGAAGAAGATAGAACAGATTGCTCAATCATTCGGGGTTGCAGAGAACCGGTATTCCTATGAAATGAATCATTCAAAGGAGGTGGTTTCACTGGAAATTTTTGAACCTGAGTATGATTATTTGCCCGGTTTTACCGGAACTCAGTTAATGAAATTTGTTTCTTCGTTTAAAAACCTGGAATCACTGGCAATTGAGCTGGATGATCTGGTTATTGATCACTTCAGTGAAATTTCAGATTTAGAATATCTTAAAAAGTTGCATATTGAATGTGATACTGAGGTAAGCAATCTGGATTTTTTAAGCCGGATGGTACATCTGCAGCATTTGTACATTCAAAGCTCCCATATTACCGATTTAACCGGTATTGAAAGACATCATAAACTGACCTCGTTGTTTTTGGGAAATACAGCAATTAGAGTTCTGAATCCTTTAAGAGATCTTGCGGATCTGGAACAGTTGGGGATTTTTCATAGCCGGATTGAAGATATTTCTTGTTTGAAAGATCTGAAGAATCTCAGAATTCTTAATCTTCAACATAACAACATCAAAGATCTATCGGTATTCTCTGAAATGAAGAATATTCAGCATCTGGACCTGAGCTTTAATCAGATTAAAAATATTGATTCCGTTAAAGACAATGTTATTCTGATGAGTTTGAATATCAGCAATAATGAGATTGAAGATATCTCTGTCATCAGAAATTTTCAGAACTTAAATGATTTATCTCTTGCCCATAACAAAGTGGAAGATATTTCAGCCCTGGAGAATATAAAATTGGTAAGCAGTCTAAATATCTCAGGAAATAGGATCAGAGAAATCGCCCCGATCAAAAATCACGAAAACATCAAAATATTCAATGCAGGAAACAATCCCCTGGAAGATATTCAGACTACGGAATTTGCTGCACGGTTTACCTATCTCAATCTTGAAAATTGTGGGATAAATGATATTTCTTTTCTTCTGAATCAACACAAAATTGTATACCTTAATCTGAATTTGAATTCAGTGGACAACTTCTCTCCATTGGAAGGAATGGCTGATCTTAAAGAAATTGATCTCCGGTTTAACAATATCACCGAAACGTTTCCGGTTCATTATTTCTCTGATCTGAAAATGGTGGATCTTACCGGCAACCCTTTCGGAAATATGAAGTTTCACGTTTACAGAGGTCAGGAACTGGATGGCCAGAAGATGGGATTGCTTTCTGATCTTGCAAAACTCAACGCAGATTACTACTTCAACAAAGGAATGATGGATGAAGCCCTTGCTTACTTTTATTTTGAAAAAAAGCACACAAATCAACATCCTCAGGTATTTCATATTTATCTCCAAAAAATGCTGGATACCGCCTCTTCAGAAACGGTGTATATTAAATATTACTTTTCCAGAATGACCGACTTTCTTTGCTTTTATGAAAATTCCAAATGGCTTTCAGATGAAGATTATAATAAGTTGCATACTAAGATCGCTACGGTAAAGGAACCTGAAAAGACTACTATGCTGGAAACTTTACATGCAGTAAAAGAGGGTAAGAGAACAGGTTTTAATTTTAATTATTATGATTTTCATTTCTATGAAGAAAAAGTAAGCAATCCTTATATCAGTGATGAATTGTTGTTTATCAAAGGAAGTATGCAGGTAGGAAGAGATCAGCTAATGACTAATTTGTATTATTTGAAACTTCTGAAAAAAAGAAATTCTCCTTTTTACTTTACCCTTCTTCATAAAATCAAGCATGTTCTGAAAATGAATTTTGCCTATACCGAACCGGAAAGAAAAGAACATGATTACTACCGGGATCTGATCCATAATATTGATACAAGTAATATCCCTGAATCGAAAGTGTATTTTTCAGATTCACACTTTAGCAAGCATTACCAATATGTTCACTATAAGCATCCAGAACCGGGAAACAAGAAAAAAGACAGTGAAAGAGGATCAAACCTGATGGTATTGATAGGTGTTATAGTTATTGCATTTGCATTATTGATGGCCGTCAGAAGTTGCTTGAATTTATTTTAATCCCATTGAATAAAATCCAAAAACCGGAAACTTGCATCGTATTTGCTATAGATATTATAAAACAGAGCCATGGCTAAGTCAGACAAAAGTATCTTTGAAAAGTTTTCAGATTGGGCAACCAAATTTACAGGAAGTTCTTACGCGTTTATCGGTGCAACACTTATTGTGGTGGCATGGGCCGTTTCGGGACCCGTTTTTAATTATTCCGAAACCTGGCAGCTCGTGATCAATACGGGAACTACCATTATTACTTTCCTGATGGTTTTTCTAATTCAGAAAGCACAAAATAAAGATTCAAAAGCCATACAGATCAAGCTTAATGAACTTATTGCCGCGCATGAAAAAGCCAGCAACAGAATTGTAGATATTGAAGACCTCACGGAAAAAGAACTGGATCAGCTTCATCATTATTATGAAGAGCTGGCCAGATTCGCTAAAGAAGATGCTGATATCCATACCTCGCATTCTATAGATGCAGCTCAGAGAAACCAGGATTATAAACATGAATTCTTTAAACGGAAGCATGAAGAATGGCTTCAGAAGCAAGCACAAAAAAAGGAATCGTAATGATTCCTTTTTTTATATATTTAAATGAGAAGAGAAGACATAAGCTGGAAATGGGAAGTTATCTTTTCAGGCGATTGATCAGCCAATTTTTTATAGCAATAAAACAATAACAGGTCCAATTGTGGCTTCCATCCTCCTTCTTCCAGCTTCCATCCTTCACTATTTTCTCAGGAAATATCCGAAATAGCTACAGCTTCCAGACAGTCCTTTCATAGTTTCCGTATCTGCGTACTGAGATTTCAGTTGGGCAAAATACGTTCTGTACTTTTCGTTTTTAATGTTATCAAGTTCAGTCTGGTGTGCCTTCTCCTTTTCAGAATACTGAGGATCCGAGTAGCTGATCGTAGAAGCATTTTTAGCCTCGTACTGATAATATTTCCCCTGTTCTGCGCTGGCCATCTGGAAAAGAACCCTCGCTCTCTGTTCTTTGTTTGTAGAAAGCTTCAGTGCCTTTTGATAATAATTAATGGCAAGATCAAAATTATCAGGTTCAATATAAGTAGTATACAGGAAGTTCTTGTAATAATACTTGTACGGATTTTTTCGGTCGGTACCCCAGAAATCATACTTTCCTCCATTGCTGTTGTCGATATCCATCACAAATAACTGACGGTAATATCCCAGGCTGGAAGTATTATACAGCAGGTTACCGATCAGCTGGCTGGCCGTAGCCGCTTTTTCATCTGTTCCGGCGCTGATCTTTTTAAGCTGGATCAGAGCATCAGCCAGTTCCAGTTTGTTCATACTCGGTTTAATGAAAGGAAACGCAGTATAATCCTCAGCTTCCATACTTTCCGTTTCCGCACTTCCGAAACTTTCCCATACGTTATGTCCGAAAACAAGATGAGAGATATCCCTGAATCCGTTATATTCACCGGCTGCATACTGCTTAAGTGTGATTTTTTGTCCCTTATCGGTCCACTCATAATTCATTCTTGGAATTCCGGAGTAGTTCTGTGCTTTGGCGTAGTACGATTTGGCTTTTTCAAAATCAGCCTGTCTCATGGCACGGTCACCGTAGATCATGCTGAAGAATGCATCAATGTTTCCTACATCATCCATGTTTTTGGCGATAATCTGCTGCTCAAATTGGGTTTTGTTCGGTTTTCTGTAGAAGTCTTCCACACTTTTCACCAGGCTTGAATTCGGATTATACTGAAGATCCGAAAGCTTGTTGCTCATCAGGAACGATTTTCCGTCTTCCCCCTGAAGGAAATAGCGGTTGGCCAGAACATCTTTAAGGAAATCCGCTGTGGAAGGAGTTTCTCCGTAGTAATCATAATTTTCGGTAACGGTGCTGTCTTTCTTCACTTCTTTTTTGATAAAATAGTCAGCATAATTTTTCATTAAATAATCCTCGTATTCCGCATCGATCTTCGGATGGGAAACAATATCATTCAGAACTTTCATTCTTTTTATTTCTTCCAGGTATTCCGGATTGGTGGTCTTGATGTCTTCAAGAATTTCAGAGCTGGCTTCATAATCTTTTTTCAGGAATTTTAAATACGCATCTGCAATCTGCCAATACTCATCCTTAGATACCTTTCTGGTTTTCTCCGTGAATTTTTCCAGGTCATCCAGATAATCTCCGGTTTTTTCATCATAGCCGTAGCCGGATTGCGTGTAGAAAGGAATTCTGTCAGGATTGTTCAGCAGTTCATCATTGCTCTGGTCGGTTTTATCACCGTTTGTACTGTCGGATTTTGAGCCTCCGAACAGATTTTTAAAGAATCTTACAATCTTTTGCCAGAAAGAAAGTTTCTCCTCTTTTTTTACTTCTGTGGTTTCAGTTTTTGAATCTGCAGAATCTTTATCATGATTATCCGTATTGCCCTTCCGCATATACACATTGTCTGAGGCATCGGAAGTATAATAGTAGATCGGAAGATAGCTTCTCTCCAGTTCATTGATGCTTCTTACCGCCATTACTTTCAGGATCTCGGAATCCGGATTGATGTCATACATCTTTTCCATAATAGGGATAGGATTCGTGAAACCTTCGTAGCCCAGCAGGAAGTAAGCCATATTCTTTTCATCATTCGTGCCGGCCCGTTTCATAATGTTGCTGAAAGAAGCCGTATCCGAAAGCTTCATCGAAACAAAAGCAGATTCCTTACGGTCTTTGCTGTGCATGAAAACCTGAAAGAAGTTCCAGTTGGCATCCGCATTCATTTCCTTTCCTCTCTGGGCTCCGGCAAGCTGGTCCAGTGCCATAAAATAGACTGTGCCTTTCTGTTTGATGGGTTCTATATAAGTTTTGAAAGCCTCCAGCGCTGCATCATAATTTCTGGTATAATGGTTGAATCGTACCAGCTGATACCCATAACGCTGCTTGATCTCCGGGTTTCTTGTGGCATTATACAGAGAAGTCAGAGCATTCACGGTTTTTGCATAATCAATGGAAGTGGCGTTTAAGTCACTTGAAGGGCCGCTGTTATAAAATGAATCCTTACTTTCTATATAATTGATGCTCATATAAGGTTCCAGATATTTGGCTTCAATTAAATAATCAATACCTTCCTTATACTTCTGGTAAAATCCTGCGCCCAGTTTTTGCAGAAGAGGATTGGATGGGCGTCCATTTTTCAGGGCATTAAGATCATCCATACTTATTTTGTACACCAGGTTTTCAGTTTCCGCATAATTGAGCTGGTTGTTGAAAAACCTTTTCCATGTTTCAATATTATCATCCGGAATACTCATTCCTTTATAATCCCCGTAAAACCTGTTGGAATAGGTAAGCAGAAAAGGAAGATAAGATTTATCCTTGATGATGCTCTGTGTAAACAGATTGAAATATTCATAATCGGGATCTGACCACGCGCAGGCGTCAGATTTCGTGTAAAAAAGCGAGAGAACCGCCAGTGAAAGAATATACTTTTTCATATACTTGACAGGTGTTTTTATTTTTGTAATTAATGATTATATTTATGGTTACCAGTAGTTAAAATCTGCTTAATCTCCTCAATGTGCAGGAGATATGAATTTAAAAATTACGGTTACTTACAAATTTACTATCTAATTGATAATAAATGATATTAAAACGGGAGATTTTTTTCTCGAGGAAATCCGTTACCTCTTTCAGCTGTTCTTCAGAAATTTCCTCAACCTTTATTTTAAAGCCTTTATTTAAGTAGTTTCCGAAATAAAAGCCATCCTTGATAATTTCCACCTCATTATCCGCAATCTTTCTGAATCCCGGATTCTCAAGATCCTTTTTGGATAAAGCATTGATTAATCTGTGCTTTTCAAGATGATTGGTGACAATACCCCATGAATAGACCGGCAGCGCGACTTCAATTTTTTTAGTAGGATAATCTTCCAGTTTGGAAAGATAGCTTTTTAAAACCGTCACATCCAGAATCGAATTTTTATTGGAGTTTTCCAGCGGAGAGGAAGTAGAGTAGCACATCAGATACACCTTATCCACGGGAGGAATTCCGGTCTGGTTCTTGTCTTTCACCTGATGGAGGCGGAGCGTGCAGGTAACCTCTTTTCCGGATACTTTTTTCAGCTCTTTTAAAAAGGTAAAATAATCGTTCCTTGTCCCCGCAGTCCAGTCACAGTCGATCTGGATTTCATTGCTGATGTTTAAACCGTATTCATTAGCTTTCTTTTGAACCAGCTCATGAATATGCTTCGCAATAAAACGGATCTCTTCTGCGGAGATACGGTACATAGATTGATTCGTGATAAAAACGGTCGGGACAATCTTCTTCCCGGTCCGGAAGCTTTTATCTTTCGTAATAACCGCAACCGGCTGAAACTGGCCGCCGGTTTTATCAATATCAAAAAACCGGGTATACAGATACGGAACGGATGCTTGGTCCAGAGCTTTTTTCTCAGCCTGATCCAGCTTCAGTTGTGTTTTCCAATAATAAAAAGTATACGGGTGATTTTCTTTTTTGTTACACGAAACGATAATAAGTAGAAGAAATAATACTTTTAATGCTCTCATCTCTTGTATAGTTCGCTTTCGCAGACGCAGACATCCTGTGTAGCGCTTTCCATGCTGGAGCAGCAGTCCTCGGATTTCCGGATATTTCCATCCTTGTCTGTCATATATATTTTGTCTTTATCGAATTTTACGTAAAAACTCTCTTTATATTTTTTGAAAGCGACTTTCATCACTTTCGGATTGTATTTTCCTGCGTTCATTTCTTCGGTAGTTTCCGTTCCGTCTGCCTGGTTCACCTGAACAAACCCGAAATGCACATCGCCGTTTTTCTTGATATCCAGATAATAATGTGGGGTTCCCGTTCCACTGTAGCCCTGAAGAATATCAAAACTTCTGTATCCGGTAAAAGGAGCCTTTGTTTGTGCAAAAGACAAAACACTGATGCATAAGATAATTAAGCTGAAGATTTTTTTCATATATTTTTTTTCAAAAGTAAAGATATTCCTGCAAAAATTAAACCGTAAAAACCCGGTGATTGGCGGTTTTGGATAATGGTATACCAATTAACTTTTAAAGAAGACCAATGAACTGAAACTTTTATGAGTTAACAGGAAGGAAATTAAAACCATTAAGATGTATTTAAGTTTTTAAGAGTATTAAGAAGGGCTTCGCTTAAGAAACGCTGCTAAAAAAAATCTTTGATTTTTCTTAATTTTCCTTATCTCCTTTATTATTCTTAATGGTTAAAATAAAAAGATCATTCCGGGAGAGAATGATCTTTTGTTGTGTAGCTAAAATTCGGATTAAAATACAGTAGCAGCCAGCTGAATTCTTGCATACTTATTGGAAGGATTCCACATCGCCATCATAGAAACCGGAAGACTGTAATGATCAGTAATTTTAATGGTTTTGGAAGCTTTTACGCCTACATTGACGATATCAAAGCTGTTTTTGCCATTCCCGTAAAGGAAATTTCTGTCATTCAAAGCAAATCCCGCACCTGCGAAAGCATCCAGTCTGATCTTCTCACCTGCAATCACAGGATAGCTTGCCTGAATATAGGTGGAATATTTATTCTTTTTATACGTTCCGTCTTCTTCCAGAACAACTTCTCCGGCATTGGCTCCGCCGTACAGCATAATATCTGCTTCAATATTCAACGGGAATGAAGGCCCGAAAGTATAATTGGTTCTAAGATCAATAATGTGAGCCGTTCTTCTCTGCGAGTAACTGAAAATATCGTCTGCTGCAACCGCAGTATTGATATTCCTGGAATTATACAGGTCCCAGAGCCCGATATAGAAACGGTTGTGGGAATACTGGATATAATAATTGATCTCTTTATAATGGGTACCGTCTTTATCATCAGCCAATGCCGAAGCTCCCCAAATACCAATTTTCCACTTCTTTTCAGAATCCAGGGCATAAGAGAGGTTGCCCATCACCACAGGC includes:
- the fusA gene encoding elongation factor G; translation: MGRDLKFTRNIGIAAHIDAGKTTTTERILFYTGVNHKIGEVHDGASTMDWMEQEAERGITITSAATTCSWNFPTDQGKPVAETKPYHFNIIDTPGHVDFTVEVNRSLRVLDGLVFLFSAVDGVEPQSETNWRLADNYKVARMGFVNKMDRQGADFLNVVKQVKEMLGSNAVPIVLPIGAEEDFKGVVDLIKNRAIIWDEAGQGATFEVVPIPEDMKAEVLEYREKLVEAVADYDETLMEKFFEDPDSISEEEINEALRKATIDLSIIPMTCGSSFKNKGVQFMLDAVCKYLPSPLDKDDIKGTDPRTDAEIVRKPSVDEPFSALAFKIATDPFVGRLAFFRAYSGRLDAGSYILNTRSGDKERISRIYQMHANKQNPVEYIEAGDIGAAVGFKSIKTGDTMCDEKNPIVLESMVFPDPVIGIAVEPKTKADQDKMGNALAKLAEEDPTFTVRTDEASGQTIISGMGELHLDIIVDRMRREFKVEVNQGQPQVEYKENLTKVASHREVYKKQSGGKGKFADIVFELGPADEGKIGLEFINEIKGGNVPREFVPAIEKGFKAAMKNGPLAGFEVEGIKVTLKDGSFHAVDSDALSFELAAKLGFKEAGKAAKPVIMEPIMKLEVVTPEEYMGNIIGDLNKRRGTISGQEEKNGAVVIKGSVPLSEMFGYVTTLRTLSSGRATSSMELEKYAQTPQNVAEEIIAKAKG
- the rpsJ gene encoding 30S ribosomal protein S10; this encodes MSQRIRIKLKSYDYNLVDKSAEKIVKTVKATGAVVNGPIPLPTNKRIFTVLRSPHVNKKAREQFQLSAHKRLMDIYSSSSKTVDALMKLELPSGVDVEIKV
- a CDS encoding leucine-rich repeat domain-containing protein, translating into MKKIEQIAQSFGVAENRYSYEMNHSKEVVSLEIFEPEYDYLPGFTGTQLMKFVSSFKNLESLAIELDDLVIDHFSEISDLEYLKKLHIECDTEVSNLDFLSRMVHLQHLYIQSSHITDLTGIERHHKLTSLFLGNTAIRVLNPLRDLADLEQLGIFHSRIEDISCLKDLKNLRILNLQHNNIKDLSVFSEMKNIQHLDLSFNQIKNIDSVKDNVILMSLNISNNEIEDISVIRNFQNLNDLSLAHNKVEDISALENIKLVSSLNISGNRIREIAPIKNHENIKIFNAGNNPLEDIQTTEFAARFTYLNLENCGINDISFLLNQHKIVYLNLNLNSVDNFSPLEGMADLKEIDLRFNNITETFPVHYFSDLKMVDLTGNPFGNMKFHVYRGQELDGQKMGLLSDLAKLNADYYFNKGMMDEALAYFYFEKKHTNQHPQVFHIYLQKMLDTASSETVYIKYYFSRMTDFLCFYENSKWLSDEDYNKLHTKIATVKEPEKTTMLETLHAVKEGKRTGFNFNYYDFHFYEEKVSNPYISDELLFIKGSMQVGRDQLMTNLYYLKLLKKRNSPFYFTLLHKIKHVLKMNFAYTEPERKEHDYYRDLIHNIDTSNIPESKVYFSDSHFSKHYQYVHYKHPEPGNKKKDSERGSNLMVLIGVIVIAFALLMAVRSCLNLF
- a CDS encoding low affinity iron permease family protein — protein: MAKSDKSIFEKFSDWATKFTGSSYAFIGATLIVVAWAVSGPVFNYSETWQLVINTGTTIITFLMVFLIQKAQNKDSKAIQIKLNELIAAHEKASNRIVDIEDLTEKELDQLHHYYEELARFAKEDADIHTSHSIDAAQRNQDYKHEFFKRKHEEWLQKQAQKKES